TTGACCGTGTAGGAGGTTCCGGCCTCGCGAAGCGGATCCGTCACCCGCCCGACTTCGTCAGCCGTGGCAACGACAGTCACGTCCACGCCACGTTCGGCCGCCCGGGCCGCCACTTCGCCTACGGCAAACTGGACGTTCGGGGTAATACCCGCCTGTTCGAGAGCCACCGTCGCCTCGACGCCGGCCGCCAGAACGAGCGGACTCTCCGCACACGCCTCGGCCAGGGCGTCGAGGTTGACGTTCCGGCTGCCGCCAGCCCGAACGGGCGGAACCTGGTGGACGGCGACTTCGCCGGGCGTAAAGTCGATGACGCCCTCGAACCCGGAAACGCCGACTTCCATGCCCGCGGTAGCGTCGGTCGTCGCCGTCCCGGTCGCCGGACCGTCCGATCCCGGAATGGCATGGAGCATCCCGGTTCGCATTTCGAGAGTCACCGTCTCCCCGACCTCGATGTCCTCGACGGCCACGGCCGCGTCCTCCTGGACACCCCCGAGGACATCATCGGCGACGCGATCGGTGAACCGGCGGATGTCGTTCGTGTGACTCAAGAGCCAGTCCACACCTTCGTTTGTCACCTGATAGCGCGACCGACCGTCCTTGAGAACCAGGCCGTCCGCGACGAGTTCGCGAATGTACTCCGAGACCGCCTGACTGGTCACTCCGACCTCGTCAGCGATCTCGCCCTGACTCACGGCTGGCTGGCGATCGGCGATCTCCACGAGGATCCGAAATCGCGTCGCCTCGCGTTTGTCATCGAGGACCTCGACCATATCTGGCTCTCGGTTGGGGTAATCAAAACAGCACCGGTACCAGCACACCTTTTGCGGACGCCCCAAACGAGGTGATGTGGACCCGTTCCAGGATGTCACCACCGCAGATCGGGCGGTGTATCTCCCGTCCCAGGATACACTCGTCCTCGCTGACCTGCATCTGGGCCGTGTCCGGTCCTCGCGCGTCGAACTCCCGCTGGGCGAGCAGGCGGATCTCATGGATCGACTCGACGGCCTGCTCGAAACGTATCAGCCGTCGGACGTCGTCGTGGCTGGCGATCTGATTCACAACTTCGACACGCTCTCGATTTCGGTCCGGGACGCGGTGGACACACTCACGCGGACGGTCACAGCGACTGGCGCGACCCTTACCGTAACCGCTGGCAATCACGACGGATTGCTCGACCGCCTGGACTCGATCGACCCGGTTCCAGCCGTGCAACTCGGCGACACGGTCGTCCTCCACGGCCACGAACGACCGACGGTCGACGCCGACCGATACATCATCGGCCACGAACACCCGGCCATCCGGATCGAAGGGGTTCGACATCCGTGTACGCTTGCCTGTCCGGATCAAGTAGACGGGGCGGCGGTTCTGGTACTCCCCGCGTTCAGTCGTGTCGCCAGTGGAACGATCGTAAACGGACAGACGGCTGCAGATACCATGTCACCGCTGCTGACGGCACTCGATCGCTGCCGGCCGATAATTTCGACCGACGACGGGCCACTCGAATTTCCGTCGCTCGGCGAATTACGTTCCCACCTCTGACTACGAGGAGTCGAGGACGGCCGCGGCCGCGTGGCGACCGCTTCGTAACGCGCCGTTGATCGAGGAGTCTTCGGTGAAGTCTCCGGCCAGATAGACCGCGCCAGCCGGAGCGGTCACCGAGGGCAGGGTCTCGTGAATCCCGGGGGGCTGTCCGAACTGGGCGAAGGGCACCTGAACGGAATCGAGCAGTTCAAGCGCCTCGAAGGAGGCGGCGGGATACCAGGATTGGAGGGCCCGACGGGTGTCCTCGGCGAGGGTCTCGTGATCGACTTCCGGCTGCCCGGGCGTGCTCGCGCTCAGGAGAATTTCGTCGTCGGGCGCATACGACGGTGCGACCGCGGAGAGGTTCACTACCTGGTTGGGGGCGTCACCGTCGGCGTGAAGATGAATCCGGTCCTGCTCGCCAATCGGGTTCCCGGCCGGAAGTGAGAAGTACTGGGTGAGGACGCCACGGCCCTGGGTTGGAATCGCATCGATGCCGGTCAACGAGTGACTCGCTCGTGGCCCAGCAGC
This region of Halodesulfurarchaeum sp. HSR-GB genomic DNA includes:
- a CDS encoding winged helix-turn-helix transcriptional regulator, coding for MVEVLDDKREATRFRILVEIADRQPAVSQGEIADEVGVTSQAVSEYIRELVADGLVLKDGRSRYQVTNEGVDWLLSHTNDIRRFTDRVADDVLGGVQEDAAVAVEDIEVGETVTLEMRTGMLHAIPGSDGPATGTATTDATAGMEVGVSGFEGVIDFTPGEVAVHQVPPVRAGGSRNVNLDALAEACAESPLVLAAGVEATVALEQAGITPNVQFAVGEVAARAAERGVDVTVVATADEVGRVTDPLREAGTSYTVKE
- a CDS encoding metallophosphoesterase, with protein sequence MDPFQDVTTADRAVYLPSQDTLVLADLHLGRVRSSRVELPLGEQADLMDRLDGLLETYQPSDVVVAGDLIHNFDTLSISVRDAVDTLTRTVTATGATLTVTAGNHDGLLDRLDSIDPVPAVQLGDTVVLHGHERPTVDADRYIIGHEHPAIRIEGVRHPCTLACPDQVDGAAVLVLPAFSRVASGTIVNGQTAADTMSPLLTALDRCRPIISTDDGPLEFPSLGELRSHL